A single Carnobacterium inhibens subsp. inhibens DSM 13024 DNA region contains:
- a CDS encoding aldo/keto reductase family protein — MQTITLANGIEIPVVGTGTNTYGKEGNQYNGELNGDFSALKSAIQAGYRLVDTAISYRNEAGVGKTIFESGIPREEFYITTKIPADDAYIGSKELVEQTVLNSLKNLKTDFIDLYLIHQPIEDEAKLKQTWQVLESFVDNGKIKSIGVSNFTIELLETVHNFARIQPVVNQIQSNPHTWNHELIDYLLKNDIVPEAWGPLSKVTQEQIDKLNKIAENYGKNWGQVLLRYQIQRGVVVIPKSHNVERQASNLELFDFELTKEDQFIIESL; from the coding sequence ATGCAAACCATCACATTAGCTAATGGAATAGAAATACCCGTAGTCGGAACAGGAACGAACACCTATGGAAAAGAAGGCAATCAATACAATGGAGAATTGAATGGAGACTTTAGTGCATTGAAGTCAGCTATTCAAGCTGGATACCGACTGGTTGATACGGCTATTTCTTACCGAAATGAAGCGGGAGTTGGAAAGACAATTTTTGAAAGTGGCATTCCTCGTGAAGAATTTTATATCACTACAAAAATTCCTGCTGATGATGCTTATATTGGTTCAAAAGAACTAGTAGAACAAACCGTACTAAACAGTTTGAAAAATCTAAAAACAGATTTTATTGATCTCTATTTGATCCATCAACCCATTGAAGATGAAGCAAAATTGAAACAGACTTGGCAAGTATTAGAATCTTTTGTGGACAACGGGAAAATTAAATCGATAGGTGTATCGAATTTTACCATTGAACTGTTGGAAACTGTGCATAACTTTGCTCGTATTCAACCAGTAGTAAACCAAATTCAATCTAATCCACATACTTGGAACCATGAATTGATTGACTATCTGCTTAAAAATGACATTGTCCCAGAAGCTTGGGGACCATTAAGTAAAGTAACCCAAGAACAAATCGATAAGTTGAATAAAATTGCTGAGAATTATGGAAAAAACTGGGGACAAGTTTTGTTGCGCTATCAAATCCAAAGAGGTGTAGTGGTTATTCCAAAGTCTCATAACGTAGAACGACAAGCGTCAAATTTAGAATTGTTTGATTTTGAATTGACAAAAGAAGATCAATTTATAATTGAGTCTTTATAA
- a CDS encoding VOC family protein has translation MNRINLICLGVRDMKAALDFYKRIGFQTFEKTEQPAIVFFNNQGSKLELFPIEELAKDINEAAPPMIQERGFNGITLACNVKSKNEVDDMMARVKKNGGEIVKDPVRTSWGGYSGYFQDIEGYYWEVAYGPSWKFDENEMLIIEETQI, from the coding sequence ATGAACCGAATCAATTTAATTTGTCTAGGGGTAAGAGATATGAAGGCTGCTTTAGATTTTTATAAGCGTATCGGCTTTCAAACGTTCGAAAAGACGGAACAACCAGCTATCGTTTTTTTCAATAATCAAGGAAGTAAGTTAGAATTATTTCCAATCGAAGAATTAGCAAAGGATATTAATGAAGCAGCGCCTCCGATGATCCAAGAACGTGGATTTAATGGGATAACTTTAGCGTGTAATGTGAAATCAAAAAATGAAGTAGATGATATGATGGCTCGCGTAAAGAAGAATGGTGGAGAAATCGTAAAAGATCCGGTGAGAACAAGTTGGGGAGGATATAGTGGGTATTTTCAAGATATAGAAGGTTATTATTGGGAAGTTGCTTACGGACCTAGTTGGAAATTCGATGAGAATGAAATGCTCATTATTGAAGAAACTCAAATTTAA
- a CDS encoding GNAT family N-acetyltransferase: MAIRKFTESDLEACTELLITVYNREPWNEKWTKMTAGNHLTELIHRMRSFGYVFVDKTTIVGVLFGVERTFWSGEEVYVDEFFIHPSYQQKGIGKEMMRHLEVYCKENDLEDITLLTDKMVPAHVFYQKLGFKMSNKTVFMYKSC; this comes from the coding sequence ATGGCCATTAGAAAGTTTACAGAATCAGATTTAGAAGCTTGTACGGAACTGTTGATAACTGTGTATAACCGAGAGCCTTGGAATGAAAAGTGGACAAAAATGACCGCTGGCAATCATTTAACCGAGCTTATCCACCGAATGCGTTCATTTGGCTATGTTTTTGTGGACAAAACGACTATTGTGGGAGTCTTATTCGGTGTTGAGCGCACATTTTGGTCTGGAGAGGAAGTTTATGTGGATGAATTTTTTATTCATCCAAGTTATCAACAAAAAGGTATTGGAAAAGAAATGATGCGTCACTTAGAAGTCTACTGCAAAGAAAATGACCTTGAAGATATTACGTTACTAACAGATAAAATGGTACCCGCACACGTCTTCTATCAGAAGCTAGGGTTTAAAATGTCTAATAAAACTGTTTTTATGTACAAAAGTTGTTAA
- a CDS encoding MGMT family protein, translating to MTPFTNRVIKIIQSIPSGKVMTYGQIAGLAGNPRGARQVVRILHSMSQNYNLPWHRIINAKGEVVIKDAEGAFTQKDRLLSEGIALTKAGKVDLAFYRYTPQIDWDLEDQ from the coding sequence ATGACTCCCTTTACAAACCGTGTTATCAAAATCATCCAATCGATTCCAAGTGGAAAAGTTATGACATATGGTCAAATAGCTGGATTAGCTGGAAATCCCCGCGGAGCAAGACAAGTAGTTCGTATCTTGCATTCAATGAGCCAGAACTATAACTTGCCTTGGCATCGAATAATCAATGCTAAAGGTGAAGTTGTTATAAAAGATGCTGAAGGAGCTTTTACTCAAAAAGACCGTTTATTATCAGAGGGTATCGCTTTAACAAAAGCTGGCAAAGTTGATTTAGCCTTTTACCGCTATACTCCGCAAATCGATTGGGACCTAGAAGACCAATAA
- a CDS encoding amino acid ABC transporter permease gives MNIRFLLDGLLVTVEVALLSIIFSFIIGAILGLLRYMKIPVFSKIVGAIIDLIRNLPLLLIIFFTYFALPQIGIRLDIFWSAVAAMTIFESAMLSEIIRAGLNSVPSGQMEAGRSTGLTYLQTLWIIIIPQAFKAMVPPIVSQLVSLIKDTSLATIISLPELTHNARIIYGQNTTYVIPMFIALAFFYFIVCYALSKVAKRFEAKLS, from the coding sequence ATGAACATCCGCTTCTTACTGGATGGACTTCTCGTTACAGTAGAAGTAGCCTTACTTTCCATTATTTTCAGTTTCATTATTGGAGCTATTTTAGGATTGCTTCGCTATATGAAAATTCCCGTTTTTTCGAAAATCGTCGGGGCTATCATTGACTTAATACGTAATTTACCATTATTATTAATTATCTTTTTTACTTATTTCGCCTTACCACAAATTGGTATTCGTTTAGATATCTTTTGGTCAGCCGTAGCTGCTATGACGATTTTTGAATCTGCTATGCTTTCAGAAATCATTCGTGCTGGTTTAAATTCTGTTCCTTCTGGACAGATGGAAGCTGGTCGTTCAACTGGATTAACTTATCTACAAACCTTGTGGATTATCATTATTCCACAAGCCTTTAAAGCTATGGTACCACCTATTGTCAGCCAATTAGTATCATTGATCAAAGATACTTCATTAGCAACCATTATTTCTTTGCCTGAGTTGACACATAACGCTAGAATTATTTATGGTCAAAATACCACCTATGTGATTCCAATGTTCATCGCTTTAGCGTTCTTCTACTTCATTGTTTGTTACGCATTATCAAAAGTAGCCAAACGTTTTGAAGCAAAATTATCCTAA
- a CDS encoding amino acid ABC transporter permease: MLTILTTYSDVLIDGFLNTLYSSIIALFFSLIIGTLMAIFQLSKTKWIKGLANAYVEFFKNIPLLIIVMFFYVVVPLYWFSIDGFVAGTIGLTIYTSAFIAETVRAGIMGVPKGQTEAGLSTGLTQNETMRYIILPQAFKIVIPPLGNQFINLVKNSSVLAMVTGLDLMYQGDLIASETFNTFDSYILIGLIYLIITLPLTYLMSYIERRLNVTS; the protein is encoded by the coding sequence ATGCTAACGATCTTAACAACCTACTCCGATGTTTTAATCGATGGGTTTCTAAATACACTGTATTCAAGTATCATTGCCTTATTTTTCAGTCTGATCATTGGGACATTAATGGCAATCTTTCAATTATCTAAAACAAAATGGATCAAAGGTTTGGCAAATGCTTATGTTGAGTTCTTTAAGAATATTCCTCTTTTGATCATTGTGATGTTCTTTTATGTAGTCGTGCCTTTATATTGGTTCTCTATTGATGGTTTTGTAGCTGGTACGATTGGTTTAACAATCTACACTTCTGCATTTATTGCAGAAACGGTTCGTGCCGGAATCATGGGCGTGCCAAAAGGTCAAACAGAAGCTGGACTTTCAACAGGGTTGACTCAAAATGAAACGATGCGTTATATTATTTTACCGCAAGCCTTCAAAATCGTTATCCCGCCGCTTGGCAATCAATTTATTAATTTAGTAAAGAACTCATCTGTTCTAGCAATGGTTACAGGTCTAGACTTGATGTATCAAGGTGATCTGATCGCCAGTGAGACATTTAATACGTTTGACTCGTATATTTTAATTGGTTTAATTTACCTCATCATTACATTACCTTTAACTTACTTGATGAGTTATATCGAACGCCGCTTAAATGTAACATCTTAA
- a CDS encoding transporter substrate-binding domain-containing protein: MKKSNKPSLFLLLLLPVLFLAACGSKSAAEIDITERIKENPTLTWGVKVDTNLFGLYDIQSSEIRGFDIDIAKAITKEITGNADNAEFVEVTSKTRIPLLKNGNIDAIIATMTITEERKQQVNFTDVYFDAGQALLVPNDSSIQNLEDLSAETTVLAVKGSTSAQNIRELSPEANVLELENYSEAFTALQSGQGDAVTTDNAILLGIIADNPGYRLAGGNFTQEPYGIAINKGQDIFLQEVNKALDTIKANGVYDEIYAKWIPELD; encoded by the coding sequence TGAAAAAATCAAACAAACCATCTCTTTTTCTTCTCTTACTCCTGCCTGTTTTATTTCTTGCTGCTTGTGGTTCTAAAAGTGCAGCTGAAATAGATATAACAGAACGGATAAAAGAAAATCCGACCCTAACTTGGGGCGTAAAAGTCGATACCAATCTTTTTGGTCTTTACGATATTCAATCTAGTGAGATCAGAGGTTTCGATATCGATATTGCCAAAGCTATCACTAAAGAAATTACTGGAAACGCTGATAATGCAGAATTTGTTGAAGTAACTTCTAAAACACGGATTCCTTTATTAAAAAACGGAAACATCGATGCTATTATAGCAACGATGACCATCACAGAAGAACGAAAACAACAAGTAAACTTTACAGATGTTTACTTTGATGCTGGTCAAGCCTTGTTGGTTCCAAATGACAGTTCTATCCAAAATTTAGAGGATCTATCTGCTGAAACAACTGTATTGGCCGTTAAAGGCTCAACTTCAGCACAAAATATTCGTGAGTTGTCTCCTGAGGCAAATGTATTAGAATTAGAAAATTATTCTGAAGCCTTTACTGCTTTACAATCTGGCCAAGGAGATGCTGTTACAACAGATAATGCTATTTTATTAGGGATTATCGCGGATAACCCTGGCTACCGGTTAGCCGGAGGAAACTTTACTCAAGAACCTTATGGTATTGCAATAAATAAAGGACAAGATATTTTCTTACAAGAAGTCAATAAGGCCTTGGATACCATCAAAGCTAACGGCGTATACGATGAAATTTACGCTAAATGGATCCCTGAATTGGACTAA